One stretch of Chryseobacterium fluminis DNA includes these proteins:
- a CDS encoding RDD family protein has protein sequence MKIYLRIIERHKVSLWARFAHLLIDRAVIVLLFLFYGVFSSFAYQFLNTTIFMESINKMSQMNRFEDILITSFVYFLYTLLMEYFTKGKTIGKYITGSRVVSTDGTDPSFNQYLIRNIARLVPFEPFSFFTEDGWHDRWSDTRVINMKNYLAEKQAKDDINSIGSK, from the coding sequence ATGAAAATATATCTGCGAATTATTGAAAGACACAAAGTTTCCCTGTGGGCACGGTTTGCTCACCTTCTGATCGATAGAGCTGTCATTGTTTTGCTTTTCCTATTTTATGGGGTTTTTTCGTCTTTTGCCTATCAGTTTTTAAATACGACCATTTTCATGGAGAGCATAAATAAAATGTCCCAGATGAACAGGTTTGAAGATATTCTTATTACCTCTTTTGTATATTTTCTGTATACCCTCCTGATGGAATATTTCACCAAAGGAAAAACGATAGGGAAATATATTACAGGATCGAGAGTTGTCTCAACCGACGGTACGGATCCTTCTTTTAATCAGTATCTGATCAGGAATATCGCAAGACTTGTTCCTTTTGAGCCTTTTTCTTTTTTCACAGAAGACGGATGGCATGACCGCTGGAGTGATACCCGGGTCATTAATATGAAAAATTATCTCGCTGAAAAACAGGCAAAAGACGATATAAACAGCATCGGCAGTAAATAA
- the folB gene encoding dihydroneopterin aldolase, whose amino-acid sequence MSTIYLEDLKIYAYHGVLPEENLIGTYYILNVEVHTDLWKASESDDLNDTISYADINEIIHSEMKIKSKLLEHVAGRIISKIHENFSQIDYIKLKITKTAPPMKGEMKGASIELEKSFKPQN is encoded by the coding sequence ATGAGTACAATTTATCTTGAAGATCTTAAAATATATGCCTACCATGGGGTGCTGCCTGAAGAGAACCTGATCGGAACGTATTATATTCTTAATGTCGAGGTTCACACCGATCTCTGGAAAGCATCCGAATCAGATGATCTCAATGATACCATAAGCTATGCCGACATCAATGAAATTATTCATAGCGAAATGAAAATTAAGTCTAAACTGCTGGAACATGTAGCCGGAAGGATTATATCAAAAATCCACGAAAATTTTTCTCAGATCGACTATATCAAACTTAAAATCACCAAAACGGCTCCCCCAATGAAAGGGGAAATGAAAGGAGCCAGTATTGAACTGGAAAAAAGCTTTAAACCACAAAATTAA
- a CDS encoding DUF4403 family protein, producing the protein MKFLTLLFLSAFLNIFGQNVDNRLETYSFPKIKSSLTMPVTIPLSEVSNLINASVKELVYQDDSYTDNNNDQFKVKVWKTRPIRLVGGTHQNILIEVPLRIWAEKGIGTLGIYTYQNTTFETVMSFNASLNFKNNWTIVTNTQPNGFRWVTKPVLDYGKIKIPITSLVEKSLKEQQEKFSKTIDQQLSAQLNFQQYAVMAWNVFSQPFHISEEYNTWLKITPVTINFAPLKFYGNQIDTTIGIDAYSETFTGSKPAASSLITSPAHFNYSSNLGDTFSLQTTANIPYTEASAIARNMFLNKEYEMQGSKVKIKDIRVYGVDNRIMIEANTEGYVKGTVFISGIPVYDDAKKKIVLSDTKFKLKTANILQKTATLLFRGKIVKMIEEEYGIPTQDFVNASKKSIEEAFNKEYYKGLKMNGTVYILKPSNILLNNTGITAVISTSASLKLSVSGI; encoded by the coding sequence TTGAAATTCCTAACCTTATTATTTTTATCAGCATTCCTCAATATTTTCGGACAGAATGTGGATAACCGATTGGAGACTTACAGTTTTCCGAAGATCAAATCCAGTCTTACGATGCCAGTAACGATTCCGCTTTCAGAAGTGAGTAATCTGATTAATGCCTCTGTAAAAGAACTGGTTTATCAGGATGATTCTTATACCGATAACAATAATGATCAGTTTAAAGTTAAAGTCTGGAAAACCCGTCCGATCCGGTTGGTAGGTGGTACCCATCAAAACATCCTGATTGAAGTGCCTTTGAGAATCTGGGCTGAAAAAGGAATCGGTACCCTGGGAATTTATACATACCAGAATACCACTTTTGAAACGGTGATGTCTTTTAATGCCTCTCTGAACTTTAAGAATAACTGGACGATTGTTACCAACACACAGCCGAATGGTTTCAGATGGGTCACAAAACCGGTACTGGATTATGGGAAGATAAAGATCCCGATCACTTCACTGGTTGAAAAAAGCTTAAAGGAACAGCAGGAAAAATTTTCTAAGACGATAGATCAGCAACTCTCCGCCCAACTAAATTTTCAGCAGTATGCCGTTATGGCGTGGAATGTCTTTTCACAGCCTTTCCATATTTCTGAAGAATACAATACATGGCTTAAGATAACCCCTGTAACCATTAATTTTGCTCCGTTAAAATTTTATGGAAACCAGATTGATACCACCATCGGCATTGATGCCTATTCGGAAACGTTTACAGGAAGTAAACCCGCTGCATCTTCTCTGATTACTTCACCAGCCCATTTTAACTACAGCTCCAATCTCGGAGACACTTTTTCACTTCAGACAACAGCCAATATTCCCTACACAGAAGCCAGTGCGATTGCAAGAAACATGTTTCTGAATAAAGAATATGAGATGCAGGGTTCAAAGGTGAAAATTAAAGATATCCGGGTATATGGGGTGGATAACCGGATTATGATTGAAGCCAATACAGAAGGGTACGTAAAAGGCACTGTTTTTATTTCCGGAATTCCTGTATATGATGATGCAAAGAAGAAGATCGTTTTATCCGATACCAAATTTAAACTGAAGACAGCCAATATTTTACAAAAGACCGCAACACTGCTGTTCAGAGGGAAAATTGTAAAAATGATTGAAGAGGAATACGGCATCCCGACCCAGGATTTCGTAAACGCATCCAAGAAGAGCATTGAAGAAGCATTTAACAAAGAATATTATAAGGGGTTAAAGATGAACGGTACGGTCTACATCCTTAAACCGTCCAATATTCTGTTAAATAATACCGGAATCACAGCCGTCATCAGTACCAGTGCAAGTTTAAAATTATCCGTAAGCGGAATCTAA
- a CDS encoding homoserine kinase — MKNIKIKVPATVANLVCGFDILGMAIHQPYDEMELRITDQSGIMIRHTDDFNLPEEPSENVAGVVLQKMIEELDLKNGFEVIIHKNIKPGSGLGSSAASAAGAAFGANALLGNPLSKDQLVHFAMFGEELASGVRHADNIAPIIYGGIALVKSSCPVDIIPLNSPDLFTVAVHPQVEVKTSDARQILRKSILLKDAVEQWGNIAGLIAGIEKNDFNLIGRSLHDIIIEPVRSILIPQFDIIKRESLKLGALGGGISGSGPSVFMLTEKEETAHQIARMMKEKYDETGIESFVYVSRINPAGIQIIEN; from the coding sequence ATGAAAAATATAAAAATTAAAGTTCCTGCAACGGTTGCCAATCTGGTTTGTGGTTTTGATATTTTGGGCATGGCCATTCATCAGCCTTATGATGAAATGGAGCTGAGGATAACCGATCAGTCCGGAATAATGATCCGGCATACCGACGATTTCAACCTCCCTGAGGAGCCATCAGAAAATGTGGCCGGTGTCGTTTTACAGAAAATGATTGAGGAACTTGATCTGAAAAACGGCTTTGAAGTCATTATCCATAAAAATATAAAACCCGGCAGTGGTCTTGGTTCCAGTGCTGCCAGTGCTGCAGGAGCTGCCTTTGGCGCCAATGCATTGTTAGGAAATCCGCTGTCGAAGGATCAGCTCGTTCATTTTGCCATGTTTGGAGAGGAGCTGGCTTCCGGTGTACGCCATGCAGATAATATTGCACCTATTATTTATGGTGGGATTGCTTTAGTGAAATCCTCCTGTCCTGTTGATATTATTCCCCTGAACAGTCCCGATTTATTTACAGTCGCAGTACATCCCCAGGTGGAAGTAAAGACCTCGGACGCAAGACAGATTTTGAGGAAAAGTATTTTGCTGAAAGATGCGGTGGAGCAATGGGGAAATATAGCAGGTCTGATCGCTGGGATCGAAAAAAATGATTTTAATCTGATCGGAAGGAGCTTACATGATATCATTATAGAACCTGTCCGAAGTATTCTGATTCCGCAATTTGATATCATAAAAAGAGAAAGTCTGAAACTGGGAGCTTTGGGAGGGGGAATTTCCGGTTCGGGACCGTCTGTTTTTATGCTGACCGAAAAAGAAGAGACGGCACATCAAATTGCGAGGATGATGAAAGAAAAATATGATGAAACCGGCATCGAAAGTTTTGTTTACGTATCCAGGATCAATCCGGCCGGAATTCAGATCATCGAAAATTAA
- the thrC gene encoding threonine synthase codes for MNYYNLKDKEEVVDFKTATIKGQGREKGLFFPSTIPRLDEDFIRNLSYLTDEEIAFQCMKDFVGGSIPADELKKIISETISFDIPLHQINAQISVLELFHGPTLAFKDIGAKFMSGCLSYFLKDENRKVTVLVATSGDTGGAVAHGFYKAKNIDVVILYPKNRVSFVQEKQLTTLGENIYALEVNGSFDNCQDLVKQAFSDEEINAQLFLTSANSINVARWLPQQIYYLLALKQWQKTENEKPVICVPSGNFGNICAGLLAHFRGMPAEHFIAACNENDGFPKYLKTQKMTVQKTVPTLSNAMDVGNPSNFVRISELFGNQFGAVKHKISGYSVDDEKTMETIKNVYLKYNYMLDPHTAVAFASLEQYLTEYPDKKGFVLGTAHPVKFPDPVEKATKAKVEIPDSLQDLIKREKKTVEINSDFEELRRFLLNKN; via the coding sequence ATGAATTATTATAATTTAAAAGATAAAGAAGAAGTCGTAGATTTTAAAACAGCTACGATAAAAGGACAGGGACGCGAAAAAGGCTTATTCTTTCCGTCAACTATCCCAAGGCTTGACGAGGATTTCATCAGAAATTTATCTTATTTAACAGATGAGGAAATTGCTTTTCAGTGTATGAAAGATTTTGTAGGCGGATCCATTCCTGCGGACGAGCTTAAAAAAATCATTTCGGAGACCATCAGTTTCGATATTCCGCTACATCAAATTAATGCTCAGATTTCTGTTCTGGAACTTTTTCATGGCCCTACCCTGGCGTTCAAAGATATCGGTGCCAAATTTATGAGTGGCTGTCTGTCTTATTTTCTGAAAGATGAAAACAGAAAAGTCACCGTTTTAGTAGCCACTTCCGGAGATACAGGAGGAGCCGTCGCCCATGGTTTTTACAAAGCTAAAAATATTGATGTTGTTATCCTGTATCCTAAAAACAGGGTCAGCTTTGTGCAGGAAAAGCAGCTGACAACCCTGGGTGAAAATATCTATGCTTTAGAGGTAAACGGCAGCTTTGACAACTGTCAGGATCTGGTTAAGCAAGCCTTTAGTGATGAGGAGATCAATGCACAGCTGTTTTTGACTTCTGCCAATTCTATTAACGTAGCACGGTGGCTTCCCCAGCAGATTTATTATCTGCTGGCATTAAAACAATGGCAAAAAACTGAGAATGAAAAACCCGTTATCTGTGTTCCGAGTGGAAATTTCGGAAATATCTGCGCCGGTCTTCTGGCTCATTTTCGAGGGATGCCTGCAGAACATTTTATAGCGGCCTGTAATGAAAATGATGGCTTCCCGAAGTATTTAAAAACACAAAAGATGACTGTTCAAAAAACTGTGCCTACCCTATCCAATGCTATGGATGTAGGGAATCCGAGCAATTTTGTGAGAATTTCGGAACTTTTCGGAAATCAGTTTGGTGCCGTTAAACATAAAATTTCCGGGTATTCTGTGGATGATGAGAAAACGATGGAAACAATAAAGAACGTATACCTGAAATACAATTATATGCTCGACCCTCATACTGCTGTGGCCTTTGCTTCTTTGGAACAGTATCTTACTGAATATCCTGATAAAAAAGGCTTTGTATTAGGAACAGCTCATCCCGTTAAATTCCCTGATCCGGTAGAGAAAGCGACGAAAGCCAAAGTAGAAATTCCGGACTCCCTGCAGGATTTAATAAAAAGAGAGAAAAAAACTGTGGAAATAAATTCTGATTTTGAAGAATTAAGGCGATTTTTGCTTAATAAAAATTAA
- a CDS encoding DUF3127 domain-containing protein translates to MEITGTIKKIGKVQTFGSGFQKREFVLVTEEQYPQSVSIELHSSRIDILDPFREGDRALVGINILGREWVSPQGDTKYFNSIVAWKIVRTSG, encoded by the coding sequence ATGGAAATAACAGGAACCATAAAGAAAATAGGTAAAGTTCAGACATTCGGCTCGGGCTTTCAAAAAAGGGAGTTCGTTCTTGTAACAGAGGAACAATATCCGCAATCAGTAAGTATAGAATTGCATTCGTCAAGAATAGACATCCTCGATCCTTTCAGGGAAGGTGACAGGGCATTGGTCGGAATTAATATTCTGGGGAGAGAATGGGTGTCTCCACAAGGGGATACCAAATATTTTAATTCCATTGTGGCGTGGAAAATAGTCAGAACGTCCGGTTAA